CCGAGCGTGTCGGATATCGGGCCTGACATTACTCGCTCGTTCCATCTAACGAGCCATTTTCTAATTTTTGCACTCCGACAAAACCACGTGGCAGGTATCCGGCGTGCCACCGGATCGGCCGGCATAGCGTATGCAATTAGCCAGGGATTTTTCGCGCGCCATGCTCAAGGTAGAGCCCCAAGCCAGGCCACCTTCGCCAGCGGTGGGGAGCGCTTTTGCATAGCAGCTTGAACCTGTGTTTGAGGCCGAATAACGCGCCGTGGCAGCCTTGCTTGAACATCCCGCCGTCAGCGCCAGGTTGATGACTAACAGGGAGAGTAGGACCCATGACGAGCATTGGCACGCTGTTGTTCCGGTCATCCCGTTTCCCCTGTAGCAAGAGGCATGAGCCACGTTTGTGCTCGTGTACTACTCAGATTAGACGGTGTTGTGCCTGCCCTTGGCTCCGTTCAGCGGACTGATTTGCGCTGGCCAGCCACCCTCCGCAAGTTGCCAAAATAACCCGGTTGCCTACGCTACTAAAATGTATGCATCAGTCCCTATTTTGGAGAACCGAGATGATCAGCAAAAACACGATTTGTCTCTGGTACGACGGCACCGCGCTGGATGCTGCGACGTTCTATGCCGAGACGTTCCCGGACAGCGCTGTGGGAGCTGTCTTTCACGCACCGGGCGATTATCCGGCGGGCAAACAGGGCGATGTCTTGACGGTCGAGTTCACGGTGATGGGCATTCCTTGCCTTGGACTGAACGGGGGTTCGGCGTTCAAGCACAACGAGGCTTTCTCGTTCCAGGTTGCGACCGACGACCAAGCCGAAACAGACCGCTTGTGGAACGCGATTGTCAAAAACGGCGGCCAGGAAAGTGCATGCGGCTGGTGCAAGGACAAGTGGGGACTGTCATGGCAAATCACCCCACGCGTTCTGACAGCTGCAATAACCGATCCTGATCGAGCGGCGGCCAAGCGCGCGTTCGACGCCATGATGGGGATGATAAAGATCGACATCGCTGCGATCGAAGCGGCTCTGAAGGGTTAACCAGCGGTGCCTGGGGTTAGGCGCTGGACCTATCGGATGTGGCCGGTGCTGAAGCCGGGTACGGGACTGAAAAACTGTAACCGGCAGATATCGGCCAAAAAGCCTCCATGTTCAGGCCGCTTTGCACGTCAACCACGCCCCCCAGAAAAGACTGCTGAAGAAACGGGTGGCGTCCCCAAATCCGGCGTCATGCAACAGCTTTTGAACCGCCGCCTCGGAGTGTGGAGGGTCCGCACCTTGAAGGATTTTCCCAAGCTTGACCTTCACTTCATCCGGGCTGGCTCCATGCTGCCGCCACCGTTGCCCCCAGGCAGCAAGCAGTAACGGCTGGCTGGCATAAGCATATTGATTCCCCGCGACAATCAGCGGTGCACCCGGTTTTAGATGAGCCCGAATGGATCGTAAAATTTGTCGCTTGGTATCATCCCCATCGAGATGATGGAGTACACCGATCAAGGTGGCTGCGTCGTATGATTCGTCTGCTGCCAGGTCTTCAACATGCCCAAGATGCATGGTCGTTCTTTCAAGCAAGTTGTTCGCCTCTAACTGCTGCTTTGCTGCCTCCAGCATCGGCTCGGATGGATCAACGGCAGTGAAGCGCCAACCCGGCTCAAGCTTGGCCATAGCAATAATCTCCTGCGCCGTGCCCCCAGCGCCAACTACCAGTATTTTTGCCATGCTTGTATTGCCAAGGCTTGCCGCCAGCATGCACGCCGCCAAGTCTTGGCAAGCGTCATATCCGGCTAGTGCAATACGGCTCTGTCGTCCGTACTCATTGGCTCGTGAGGTATCAAATTTTTCAGCAGCGTTGAGAGGGTATGATTTCAAGGCGGTTCTCCATGTCCTTGAATCAAGCTACGTCATACCCAGCAATAATAAAAATTCATTAATTTTATGTATTGCATTCCCGTAAGGAATATATAGCCCAACCATTTTTCTCGTCTGTTTAAGCTGATTCAGCCTTGTGGCGACAGTTAGCTTTGGGTCGGTTGCAGCTCTTCCTGACAGACCGCTATCGGCCAATTCCTGCCTCTCACGACTGACCGAAATCCACAACCCAAAGCTGCCCCATCAGACATCTTCCTATGTCTAGCGAGACTGGGGCAATTACCTGTATGCGTCCGGCAAAGTCATCTAGCTAACTCCGCTGTCCAGCCATGGTGTCCACCTGATTTTGAGAAAGGACAGCTAACCCTTGGTCGATGAGAATAACGAGACATTCGTTATTCGTTTGTTGCGCTCGCGTGAACATTTTTACCTGCTTCTGCAGCAGAAATTGGTAGGGAGTCTAAAATTGAAATGCCATAGATCGGTTCCATCCCATATCTGCGTAATGATGCGAGGGACCGTTGGCATGTAGGTGGCTTTGGAGTCAACACCGGACCGGTGTTGGCTAAATGGATTTGAACTTGGAGGGAACCATGAGCAATCTCATCGCCAGCGGCGAGCCACCTGAAGCCGTTCGCGTCATGGTCAAGGTTTACGCCTACTTGCTGCTCGTCGGATTTGCGTTTGTTCCGGCCTTTTTGATTGGCTACTTATACGTCTTTCAAGACCCCACACTTATATTCGAGAACCACCTGTTCCATATCATTGCGATCGCGGCAGCCACCTTGGAAGGATTGTTTGTGACGTACGTAACGTGGCGCTGCTATCAGTCATCGGGAGACCCGCTGCTGCGCTGGATGACGCTTGGCTTTCTCGGTTTTGTGCTGATCTACGCGTTGCATGGTGTGTTCACCGGGCTCGCACACCACAATATCTGGCTCTTCCTGCTTTATGGTCCGGCCTCTCGACTGGTCATGGCGACTCTGCTGTTAGTTGGAATGCTGTCGTACCACCGCCCACCTGATGCCGCGGACCAACGAATGAAGTCCCGCCCGTGGCTGACCTGGATAGGACTATTCCTGCTGGTTGACGTGGCAGTGGCGTACGTCGCAAATTCGCCGATCGCCGGTAACCTCGCGGTGCGGCTCTCGATGGAAGGTGGTGCCCTCGTTCTTTCCACGTTGACCGTGGCAATGCTCCTGCTGCGTCGTATCCGTTCGCCGCTGATGATGATTTTTGTCATCTCGGTTACTGCGTTTGCGCTGTCATCTCTTGCCTTCATCCTTGCCCGTCCGTGGAACCACATGTGGTGGCTCGCTCATGCGATCTTCGCCGGTGGATTCTTCATGTTGAGCTATGGGGTAGTGCAAGCGTTCCTCACCACGCGGTCGTTCTCGAAGATTTACAGCCAAGAGGAGTTGATGGTGCGTCTTGCCGAAGCGATGGCGTATACCGAGAACGCCCTGCAGGAGCTCCAGCGCACCAATCAAGAACTCGGGCACCTTGCGGCGACCGATCCACTGACTGGCGCTGATAATCGGCGTCGGTTCATGGAGCGGGTCGAAATCGAAATTGGTCGGGCCAAGCGCGGCGGTGAGCCGTTCTCCGTGTTGGCACTCGATCTGGATAATTTCAAGTCCATCAACGATCGCTTCGGGCATCAGGTTGGCGATGACATCCTGAAGAGTTTCGTGGATAAATGCCTCGATTCCATCCGGCCGTATGACGGCGTAGCCCGAGTAGGCGGAGAAGAATTCATGATACTGCTACCTCAGACTTCACTTGAAGGCGCGCACGTAATTGCCGAGCGTCTGCGAAGCACCGTTGCAAATAATTCTTTTCATGGCCTGCAGCGGTTAACCGTGGTCACAGTAAGCATCGGCGTATCGCAATTTGGTCGCGACGGCGACACCATCGAGGCAATTCTGCGTGCAGCCGATCAACGCCTATATCACGCTAAACACGAAGGCCGTAACCGCGTGGTCACTACCATCAAAACCAGCCTCCAGCCTCTGCCCTGACCATCATCTCGAAGTCTCTGAAAGCGTCGGCATTGCGCCACAGCATTGGGCGCTATGGTTTTCTGGTGGGCATAGGCAAGCGCCGTCGCTCAGTCTCAATGTCCCCATAGGTTCGATAGCTGCCCTTCATGACAGGCAGAAATCGGCCAGAAGCAGACATCCATTTACAGCCCTCCACGACAGCAACTGCCTCAGAGGCGTCGAGGCAGCTTTCCACACTTGCGACCTAAGCCTGAACCAGGTTGGAGATCTTGACGTCCGGATCGACCTCAGCCTCGTAGTCCACCCCTTCGATCCCGAAACCGAAGAGACGCAGGAACTCCGTCTTGTAACCGACAAAGTCAGTAAGTTCATAAAGGTTGTCATTGCTGACCTGATCCCAGAGTTGCTTGACGCGATTCTGGATTTCGGGAGCCAGCTCCTTGTAGTCCGCGCGCAGGCGACCCTCTTGATCCATAACTGGAGAATGGCCGTACAAGCTGTCTTTGTAGAGCGCGTAGACCTGCTCGATACACCCCTCGTGTGTGCCCTGCGCTTTCATGACTTTAAACAACAATGACAGATACAGCGGCATGATCGGGATAGCTGAACTTGCCTGGGTAACCACCGCTTTCAATACCGAGACCCGCGCATCGCCCCCCAGCACAGCCAACCGTTCACGGATACCAAGGACTTTCTGATCCAGGTCCTTCTTGGCCGCACCAATGGAGCCATTCCAGTAGATGTCATGAGTCAGTTTTTCGCCCAGGTAAGTGAACGCGGTCGTTTTCGCCCCATCAGCCAAAACACCCGCTTCGTGCAGGGCATCGATCCACATCTGCCAGTCTTCGCCGCCCATCACGGCCACCGTGCCATCGATTTCGCTTTGGGTCGCGGGTTGTAGCGTGGTGTCCTTGACCACTTCCTTATCAGTATCCAGACCCCGCAAGGTCACGGCCTTGTCGAGCGGCTTGAGGGTAGAACTGAATACTTCACCCGTCTTGGGGTGTGTCCGGCGCGGTGCGGCAAGACTGTAAACAACCAGGTCGACCTTCCCGAAGTCGCGCTTGATAACGTCGATAGTCTTCTGTTTGATCTCATCGGAAAAAGCATCGCCGTTGATGCTCTTGGCGTAGAGGCCGTCGGACTCGGCAAACGTGTGAAAGGCCGCTGTGTTGTACCAGCCGGCGGTGCCGAGCTTGCCCTCATCGCCTTCACGTTCGAAAAACACACCGAGAGTGCTGGCGCCACAACCAAAAGCTGCCGTTATCCGCGCAGCAAGTCCGTATCCGGTCGATGCACCGATCACGAGTACGCTCTTTGGCCCTCCGGTGATCAATCCTTTCGTAGTAACGTAATCGATCTGATTCTTGACGTTGGCTTCGCAGCCAGTGGGATGGGTAGTCACACAGACAAAGCCGCGAACGCGCGGTTCAATGATCATAAAAGTTCTCCCTCTTCCAGGATGAGAGCCAACCTTGGCTACAAAGTTATAGACGCTTGGAAAGCTGGAACGTCACGATGGAAGATCTGCAGCGATTGGTGCCTCGCCAAGCAATGCTTGAACAAATCCTTCCTTCTGGTCATATGGCATTGGCCGACCTCGAGCCTGGCAAGAGACTGCGACGGTCTAGCCTCGACCGTTGCAGTGGGTGGTCAGACGTCCGTCTGTTCCGCCATTTCCAGGGCGTCATCGACCTCGATCCCCAGGTATCTGACGGTACATTCAAGCTTCGTACGGCCAAGCAGGAGTCGCACTGCTCTCAGGTTCTTCGTCCGCGATAGATTAGCGATACCTTGGTTTTCCGTAGCGTGTGGGTACCGTACATGGTTGGTGTGTCCTGCATCGGCAACCTCTCTTCGGTAATCTCACGCACATTCAGTGCATAAAATGGTCGCGAGAATGGACACCAGCTCCCTCACATTTCAACAGTTGTTTCGTCCGGGGAGCTGCTCAAATGGCTGCACCGTGGCCGAACGATGCTCCATCGATTTTCTAATTGACGAACGCTCATTGCTCAATGCTCTCATCACAGCTGCTGGTGATCATTCAGACTATATGGGCTGTTTCGTCAAAGGCTTTCCGGAGCCAAACAACCTGTCTAACTCTCGCCTGCTTTTATGCGAACACGCTGAAACAGAAAGTGGTCGTATCCTCCTCTACATTTGCCCCGAGTGCGGCGACATTGGGTGTGGTTCCTACTCGGTGCATGTTCGCCAAAACGATGACTGCTTTACGTGGGATTCCTTTGCTTACGAGAACGGTTATGAAGAGCCTTTAATCATAGAAGGCGTTGGCCCCTTCACATTTGAGAAGCATGCATATGAGGCGGCTATCAACGATGCGGCGGGGATCTAAAAGGTGATTTAACTGCACTACTAAAGCGGGATCGATTGCAGACCTTTGCAACGGGCAACCATGGGCCATATTGCACCCCTCCCTGACGGGCAGCTACCAGCCGAGGGGCTGGTCAGTCTTCGAAGCCCGTCTCTCCCTTTCCGATAATAGAGCGCGCGCCCGGCAGCAATCTTGACCATTGCGGCTATCATTAATGTCACTGTACTTTTTACGATTAAGCTCAGAAATGGGAAGCGTCACAGCAGTTTGCAGTGTCGCCCAGCCTTCTGGGGGGTTGCATCATGAAATGGACTTCGCACTTGGCACTCGCGGCCCTTTGTACCACCATCGTCCAAGCTGCGGATGTGTACAAATGCACGACCCCGGATGGTCGTGTGGTTTTCTCGAACTCCGGATGCGGAACCGCAAACGGGAGTGCAGAATTACAAGAGCTGAAAATCAACAACATGGGGGGGCCCATCAAACCATCTTCTGGGCAACGGAAAACCCAAAGCGTGGATTCGGATTCGCCTCATAACTCGCCGACCGTAGTCCAAGATTCCGCCGATGAAGATACAAGGGATGGTCGTATCAAGCGACGTTTAAGGGCTCAGGAGGAGTATCTCGACAGTCTGAAACCGAAAATCCCTGGCGTGACGGTGATCAAAAATAAGGGTAGCGAAACCAACCACGAAAAATCGATGCGTCTGAGAGAGGAGGCTCGAGAACTTTACTACCAACACTAATTGTTTTGAATGACGAGTTTGAATTGATGGTCTCGCGTGACCGGACTTCGCGCGCTGCTCAAGCGCCTATCTAGCGAACAAGTGATACCGCTATTTCAGTCCATGGTCGAAGCAGCTTTTCGTCACAGGCAGAAATCGGCCAGAAGTGACACCTGGAATGCCCTCGACCTTTACATCGCTTTGGAAGAGATCGCACTGGCCAACCCAAAACGTGCCTTGAGCAAACGCGGCTAGGCGCGTTCACACCGCTATAGTCGATTCTATTGCCGACCGTACTTCCAGGAGTTTTTCCCCAGTGTCTGACATGCCGATCAACTTCGCTTACACAAAACGCTTCAACGCCGTACTCGCCTACATTGATGCCCATCTCGAAGGTGACCTGTCGGTGAAGACGTTGAGCCAAGTGGCGAACTTTTCGGCGTTTCACTTCCATCGACAATTCACCGCGTTCGCAGGCGTGCCTGTCTCACGTTATGTGCAACTGATGCGGCTACGGCGCGCGGCACATCGCCTGGCCGCCTCCGCTGATCACTCGGTATTGGACGCCGCACTCGGTGCCGGCTTTGAAAGTCCCGAGGCATTTTGCAGGGCGTTCAGGCGGGCGTTCGGTATGACGCCGAGTGCGTTCAGGAGGGAACCGAACTGGCAGGTCTGGAATGCGGTATTCGCAATCCCTCACTTTTCCAGGACTATCATCATGCAAGTACGAATCGTGGAATTCCCTGAAGTCAGGGTAGCAACGCTTGAGCACTGCGGGCCAGCCGGGCTCGTCAATGAGAGCGTGCGCAAGTTCATCGAGTGGCGTATGCAGAGCGGACAGTCGCCGGTGGCATCGAGTCGCACCTTTGGCATTCCCTATGGCAACCCCGATACGACACCGCCACAAGCATTCCGCTTCGCCATTTGCGGCGAGATTCACGAGGCGGTAGCGCCGAATGAGTTCGGTGTGCACGAGATCGTCATTCCTGGCGGTCGCTACGTCGTGGTGCGACACGCGGGGTCACCGGATCACATTGGCGAAACGATCTATCCGATTTACCGCGATTGGCTTCCCGCCAGTGGAGAGGAACTTCGTGACCAGCCACTGTTCTTTCATTACCTGAGCGTCTATCCCGAGACACCGCAGGATCAATGGCAAACTGATGTATATGTTCCGCTGCAATAGCGGAGCAAGCAGCTTTCGACCCTGAGCTGATATCGACGAGTGTCCGCTCAGGGTTGTGGATTTCGGCCAGTCATGACAGGCAGGAATCGGCCTCCCAAAGCCAAAGGTTACATTCAGTCTCTTCGCCCCCTATTGATCGCGTTCTGTCATCGACTATTTATATTGACGCCAAAAAAAAGAAGTCGCGCGATTACAGCTGAGGTGTTGGGCGTGAAATATAGGCCAATGATTTATATGGATTTTTAAAAAAAGTCGGAATGGGTAGCGCAGAGTTATCTAGAGACCACTATTATTTCGTTATCGCCGAACTCGCTCTAATCACTGTTATGCGTCAGCGACAAAGCAAGCCCTTAATCAATAATTATAGGAGAGTAACATGTCGATAAAAAAAATAACGGCTTTACTCGTGCTGGCTTTTAGCTTTTTCGGAGTTACGAGTTGCGCCAACATAAGAAATTATTCAGAAATCTCAAGCGAAAGAGACAAGAGCATAGTTCCTGATATTGACTATTATGACTTTGCATACAATATAGATACCATTGTGCTTCCTGCAGAAATAAAAACCAAAGAAAATGTAAATATAGACAACAATTTTTCGGACGAATTACAAATTTCAAACTGGGGGAATGTTATCAAGAATGCGACCCAGAAAGAAATTCATAACAGTGATCGTTTTATCGAATTTGGAATTTACAGTGGCCGCATTGAAATAAGCGCAGAAGTATCTTCAGTGTCTATAAGCAACGCATGGGGTGGAATTCGATCGAAGTGCAATGTTGTTTACACATATAAAGATTTAGTGGCAGGAAAAATACTCTCCAAGCATGAGAGCGCCATTGAAATAATGGCACTGTCCCCTACCATACCAAAATCCAGCAATAGTTCTTTTTACAGCTTTGATCAACTCACCTATGCAATTGCTCGCGAGGCGATTGTTGGGCTCATTCGATTGCCGCCTATTGCTGATATTCAGCTGACACAAAAGCAAGTGAAGTTTTATAATTCGAACATCAAAAAAAAGCCCAAGCAAATTATTAGTTATGTTCCGATTGACAACCTCATCAACAAGAATAAAAAAGAACTAAACTCTGCTTTTTCAACGACGAAGAAAATTCAAAAAAATAGTAATAAATCGGGGAAGAAAAATAAATCAAAGATTAGAGTAGACACCGTCTCTGCTCCCGCCACACCTCCCCTGGAATCTAACACTACTAGTGATACCCCCACCGCAAACATCGTTAAATCGAGTGAAAATTCTGTCAGTCAGAACTCAAGCCAGGCCGCGACTGAAACTAAAAAAGACGATAGTGATTTAAGAGGAATTGCTAGTTCAACGGAGTATTTGAAGGATGGCACCGTTAAAAACGACGAGCCAAGTTATGACGGCAGTGGATATATAGCCACCCCTCAAATCAACGTATCAGTAGAGCAAGAAAGAGCAATGGACGAATGGCTAAAAGAGGAAAATGCAAAGTTACAAGGAGCGACTGGCAATGCCACTTCACGTACCGGATATACAGGTGCGCCGAGACTCTATCAACCTAAAAACAAGGTAGAGGCAGCGCCAGAAAAAGCAATGGACGAATGAAGGTCTCCGATATCCATAGGAGAACTAAAAACGCAGCGGGCACGCTCCGCTGCTTTGAATATTATTGGGCGTAATGCGTATTAAGATTTCAGCATGTCTTTCGCGATAGTGTGTAGGATTGGCGGGTGGCATTCCTGTCGATCAATGCAGTTCAGATGACTGCTATCCAGGCTTAATGTTCTCGCTGCAAAGCTGTATGAGATGAAACTGCATTCCTTGCCTAGAGCATCCAGAGGAATGTCATTCCAATAGCGAAACCAGACGCGGCTCAATCGAGCACGTAAGCACCTCAAGTAGAGCCAGCGTCACCGGTAGTTTGAAGCGCCGCCGGCCAGCGCTGCCGGGGTTGAGGTATAGCCGTTCGCCGCGCCATTCTATGCGTGGCTTATGCGAATGGCCGGTGATCACCAGCCTTATGTCTGCATCAAGCACGGCAGGGACATCGGCAATGTCGTGTACCAGCAAGGTCTGCCATCCATTCAGGTCGAAACATAGTCGGTCGGCGATATTTGCTGCCCAAGGGGCGTCCAGATCATTGTTCCCGCGTACTACATGCAGTGGGGCAATAGACGCCAGTTGATCAAGGATTTCGAGCTTGCCGATGTCTCCGGCATGAATGATCCATTCACACCCCTCCAGGGCAGCAAGGGCTTCGGCGCGCAGTAAGCCATGGGTATCGGAGATCACGCCAACTTTCATGCAAAGCTCCAGACCGGGCTCAAGTATGGGAATTCACCAGAACCAACGCAGCCGACTGAATACCGGGCTTTCAAGGTGAGTATTATGGTCGGCCCGCTCTGCTGCGGGTCATATGGATGAGTGCTGATCTACGACTATCCAGAGAAGATCGTTCTTCAACAGCAAAGGGCAAGAAGCCCAGTTTTGGATAAAGCAGCAAGCCTGCTGTGTTTTCATTGAAGCATGAGATCTGGACCTCTGTGGCGTCGTAGCGATTGAACGCCAGAGCTGTCATTGTCTCCACGATGAAGGTCGCCACACCTTTACCTCGTGCCTCTTGGGCAACGATGACATTGCCGATACAGCAAACCCCACCCGTTTCAGCCCGATAAAAGTTAGCAAAGCCGACGACGCTATTCCCGCTCTCGACAACCGTCGAGTCGAATCGTTGAGTAATAGCGTTAGACAGCTGAGCTTCAGTCAGCGGGTATTGAGCTTTCGGAAACATATAAAACAGTTCCCGAGCATCAAGGGGAAAGCTACAAATAGTTTTGATGTCATCAGCCTTCACTGGCCTGTGTTGCAATATCATCGCGCGTCCTTGAGGTCTATGTTTACCGCTAACCAAGCGGGATTGGAGCGTGTTCTGCCCCAATCCCGGCCTTCCTATTTCTGGCCACCCGACAATGGTGGGGTTCGAGGCGGAATCAATCGCTTCGTCCCCGTCGACTCAAACGCCGAAGCCAAGCGAAGCAGCGTCGAGTCGTCATAAGCACGACCGGCAAAGGTCAGCCCGACGGGCATGCCGATGTCTGGCATGACACCCATTGGCACCGTGACCGTGGGAACACCCAAGTGGCGGATGGCGAGATTGCCGTTGGCGACCCAGACACCGTTACTCCATGCGATGTCCGCAGACTTCGGATCGACATCGGCATTCGCCGGCCCGACGTCGGCCACCGTCGGGAAGATCACCGCGTCGAGCCCCAGCCGGTCCATCCACTCTTCAAGATCAATCCGGCGCGTCTGCTCAAGGCCGCGAAGTCCGTCCGGCACCGTGGTGATCTGGTCCCAAGGGGTGATGCCGCGCTCGGCCATCCGTACATATTCGTCCATGCCAGCGGCAAGGTCGCCCTCACGGTTGGGCAGTGTCCCCGGGTCGTGCGGGAAAATCAGCGGTCCGTTCACATCGACCAGGCGATTGAGTTTTGGATCGCCGTTGGCCTGCAGAAAATCGTCGAACGCCCAAGCCGTCAGATCCCATAACTCATGATGGAGGAACTCTTTGGACACCAGGCCGCGGTTAAACACCGTCGGTGCTCCAGGGCGATCACCCTCGCAATTGGAGACCAGCGGGAAGTCGACCTCGATCACTTCGGCACCAAAGGCTTCGAGTGCCTTGCGAGCCTCTTCCCAGAGCCCGATAACCGAGGGACGGGTGTTGATTCGCTGGCCCGTCGGACCGCCGATACCAGGCGCATCGCTGGTGCCTGCATCGGGATCCGCATTGATGTACATACGAGGAACGCCGAAGCGCTTTCCGGCGAGGGCATCGGTGTTCGCGGCAAGCGACCCATAGGAAGCGGGACGCACCGAGGCGACACTCGGGATGGGCACCCAAGGTTGCATCCGCCACAGATCGCCTCGTGTGTCGGGATCATCCGCCACCACCACGTCGAGCACTTCGAGCAAGTCCGCCATGGTTCTGGCAAACGGCACGACAACGTCCATGGTCGGCGTCAACGGCCAGTTGCCGCGCACCGAGATCACCCCGCGCGAAGGCGTATAGGCACACAAACCATTGTTCGAGGCAGGCCCTCGGCCGCTCGACCAAGTCTCTTCGGCCAGGCCGAAGGCTGCGAAACTGGCGGCGGTTGCCGTACCGGCGCCGTTCGATGAACCCGAGGCGAAAGGGGCGGTGAGATAGTCAGCGTTGTACGGGCTCTCGGCACGGCCATAGACCCCGCGCTGCATGCCGCCGTTCGCCATGGGCGGCATATTGGTCTTGCCCAGGCAGATCGCGCCGGCGGCACGAAGCCGTTCGATGGTGAACGCATCGCGATAAGCAATCAGGTTCGCGAAGGCGGGGCTTCCGGAGGCTGCGGTAAGCCCCTTCACCAGATAACTGTCCTTGGCCGTATAGGGAATGCCATCAAGCGGCCCCAGCGTTTCGCCCTTGGCCCGACGGGCATCGGACGCCTGCGCTTCCTTGAGCGCATCGGGGTTGCGAACCACCACTGCGTTGAGGGCGGTGGGCGTGTCCGGGCCGTCGTAGGCATCGATCCTGGCGAGATAGGCCTGGACCAGTTCAACCGCCGTCGTCTGGCCCGATTCGAGCGCAGCACGCAATTGGGCAATGGAAACCTCGGTGACTTCGATCATGCTGTTACCGTCGGCGGCTGATGGGTGACTGGATCTTGGACTCAAAGGCATCACTTATCTCAAAAGGGGTTTTCATATCGGTTCTCGTTGCACTGCATCAGCGCGGTCGATTATTCACAATATGGGCTCAACATCTTTATTTCGGGGCGCTTGATGCAGTATCTGCGACCAAGTACGTCGTACCCGTGATTTTGCATAAAATTAAAGAAAGAGCCCACCCCATAAACAGCCCTGAAATGCTACGCATCCTGAAGCCGCTCACGCAGAAACTCGATAAACCGCTGGGTTTTCGCCGGCAACAGCCGCGTCTCGGTGAGGGCGTAAACCGAGACGGGTGAAGCCTGCCACTGCGGCAGGACTCTGCGCAGCGTGCCATCGGCGATGTCTTGCGCAACGATACCTTCCCCCAATAACGCGATCCCCAGATCCAGAGTCGCCAGACGTCGAATCATTCCCACGCTGTTGAGTTCGAATCGACCGGCAACCTCAACCTCCACCTCCCCTTCACTGCCGGAGAGTATCCAGCGGTCGGCGCGCGTGCCGCGCATACGCAGGCATTCGTGGCTGACCAAGTCCGCGGGATGAATCGGCTCACCGTGAAGTTCGAGATAACGGGGCGAGGCATACAGGTAGCGGCGCAAACTGGCGAGCTTACGGGCAATCAGGTTCGAACTCGCTGGCTCGCCCATGCGAATGACCACATCGACCGGCTCACTCACCAGAT
The Pseudomonas lini DNA segment above includes these coding regions:
- the fabV gene encoding enoyl-ACP reductase FabV, with product MIIEPRVRGFVCVTTHPTGCEANVKNQIDYVTTKGLITGGPKSVLVIGASTGYGLAARITAAFGCGASTLGVFFEREGDEGKLGTAGWYNTAAFHTFAESDGLYAKSINGDAFSDEIKQKTIDVIKRDFGKVDLVVYSLAAPRRTHPKTGEVFSSTLKPLDKAVTLRGLDTDKEVVKDTTLQPATQSEIDGTVAVMGGEDWQMWIDALHEAGVLADGAKTTAFTYLGEKLTHDIYWNGSIGAAKKDLDQKVLGIRERLAVLGGDARVSVLKAVVTQASSAIPIMPLYLSLLFKVMKAQGTHEGCIEQVYALYKDSLYGHSPVMDQEGRLRADYKELAPEIQNRVKQLWDQVSNDNLYELTDFVGYKTEFLRLFGFGIEGVDYEAEVDPDVKISNLVQA
- a CDS encoding class I SAM-dependent methyltransferase, producing MKSYPLNAAEKFDTSRANEYGRQSRIALAGYDACQDLAACMLAASLGNTSMAKILVVGAGGTAQEIIAMAKLEPGWRFTAVDPSEPMLEAAKQQLEANNLLERTTMHLGHVEDLAADESYDAATLIGVLHHLDGDDTKRQILRSIRAHLKPGAPLIVAGNQYAYASQPLLLAAWGQRWRQHGASPDEVKVKLGKILQGADPPHSEAAVQKLLHDAGFGDATRFFSSLFWGAWLTCKAA
- a CDS encoding GNAT family N-acetyltransferase, with the protein product MILQHRPVKADDIKTICSFPLDARELFYMFPKAQYPLTEAQLSNAITQRFDSTVVESGNSVVGFANFYRAETGGVCCIGNVIVAQEARGKGVATFIVETMTALAFNRYDATEVQISCFNENTAGLLLYPKLGFLPFAVEERSSLDSRRSALIHMTRSRAGRP
- a CDS encoding VOC family protein; translation: MISKNTICLWYDGTALDAATFYAETFPDSAVGAVFHAPGDYPAGKQGDVLTVEFTVMGIPCLGLNGGSAFKHNEAFSFQVATDDQAETDRLWNAIVKNGGQESACGWCKDKWGLSWQITPRVLTAAITDPDRAAAKRAFDAMMGMIKIDIAAIEAALKG
- a CDS encoding metallophosphoesterase family protein, with amino-acid sequence MKVGVISDTHGLLRAEALAALEGCEWIIHAGDIGKLEILDQLASIAPLHVVRGNNDLDAPWAANIADRLCFDLNGWQTLLVHDIADVPAVLDADIRLVITGHSHKPRIEWRGERLYLNPGSAGRRRFKLPVTLALLEVLTCSIEPRLVSLLE
- a CDS encoding GGDEF domain-containing protein; amino-acid sequence: MSNLIASGEPPEAVRVMVKVYAYLLLVGFAFVPAFLIGYLYVFQDPTLIFENHLFHIIAIAAATLEGLFVTYVTWRCYQSSGDPLLRWMTLGFLGFVLIYALHGVFTGLAHHNIWLFLLYGPASRLVMATLLLVGMLSYHRPPDAADQRMKSRPWLTWIGLFLLVDVAVAYVANSPIAGNLAVRLSMEGGALVLSTLTVAMLLLRRIRSPLMMIFVISVTAFALSSLAFILARPWNHMWWLAHAIFAGGFFMLSYGVVQAFLTTRSFSKIYSQEELMVRLAEAMAYTENALQELQRTNQELGHLAATDPLTGADNRRRFMERVEIEIGRAKRGGEPFSVLALDLDNFKSINDRFGHQVGDDILKSFVDKCLDSIRPYDGVARVGGEEFMILLPQTSLEGAHVIAERLRSTVANNSFHGLQRLTVVTVSIGVSQFGRDGDTIEAILRAADQRLYHAKHEGRNRVVTTIKTSLQPLP
- a CDS encoding GyrI-like domain-containing protein codes for the protein MSDMPINFAYTKRFNAVLAYIDAHLEGDLSVKTLSQVANFSAFHFHRQFTAFAGVPVSRYVQLMRLRRAAHRLAASADHSVLDAALGAGFESPEAFCRAFRRAFGMTPSAFRREPNWQVWNAVFAIPHFSRTIIMQVRIVEFPEVRVATLEHCGPAGLVNESVRKFIEWRMQSGQSPVASSRTFGIPYGNPDTTPPQAFRFAICGEIHEAVAPNEFGVHEIVIPGGRYVVVRHAGSPDHIGETIYPIYRDWLPASGEELRDQPLFFHYLSVYPETPQDQWQTDVYVPLQ
- a CDS encoding DUF4124 domain-containing protein, with product MKWTSHLALAALCTTIVQAADVYKCTTPDGRVVFSNSGCGTANGSAELQELKINNMGGPIKPSSGQRKTQSVDSDSPHNSPTVVQDSADEDTRDGRIKRRLRAQEEYLDSLKPKIPGVTVIKNKGSETNHEKSMRLREEARELYYQH